One genomic region from Pseudoduganella lutea encodes:
- a CDS encoding tetratricopeptide repeat protein — translation MSKFRLAHLGLVMAAVGFTAAAPMAGLVSAAHAADTVRADVGKPLQEAQRLLSSGKAREAVAKLKDADAVGNKTEFEKYQIERVRAAAASTAGDTPTAIRAFETLIASGRLSASEKGKFQEGLAGMYYRAKDYPKAITAIQGVLKDNPGNSQMQQLLTQTYFISGRFNEAAAALKSGKQNEESLQMLANIQLKQNDKAGYVQTIEKLAGSYPKASYWADLLNRVQGKPGFSRTLGLDLMRLRLALGQLTKPSEYMEMAQLALQAGNAPEAIKIIDQGYKKGALGTGTDAARHQRLKDLANKTLADNTAAQATHQATLIKEKDADGLFNMGYAMVTGGKASEGIALMDQAMEFGTARRPEEMKLHYGIALFNAGKKQQALTALKNVKGTAGESDLARYWTLYINNPNVAA, via the coding sequence CCTGGTGTCCGCTGCCCATGCTGCCGATACGGTCCGTGCCGATGTGGGCAAACCATTGCAGGAAGCGCAGCGCCTGCTGAGCAGCGGCAAGGCCCGCGAAGCGGTGGCCAAGTTGAAGGATGCCGATGCCGTCGGCAACAAGACTGAATTCGAGAAATACCAGATCGAGCGCGTGCGCGCAGCCGCCGCCTCCACCGCCGGCGACACACCGACCGCCATCCGGGCCTTTGAAACCCTGATCGCCTCGGGCCGCCTGTCGGCTTCCGAAAAAGGCAAGTTCCAGGAAGGCCTGGCCGGCATGTATTACCGCGCCAAGGATTACCCGAAAGCGATCACGGCGATCCAGGGCGTGCTGAAGGACAATCCGGGCAACTCGCAGATGCAGCAACTGCTGACGCAGACCTACTTCATCAGCGGCCGCTTCAACGAAGCGGCTGCCGCGCTGAAGTCCGGCAAGCAGAACGAGGAAAGCCTGCAGATGCTGGCCAACATCCAGCTGAAGCAGAACGACAAGGCTGGCTACGTGCAAACCATCGAGAAGCTGGCCGGCAGCTACCCGAAAGCAAGCTACTGGGCCGACCTGCTGAACCGCGTGCAGGGCAAGCCGGGCTTCTCCCGCACGCTGGGCCTGGACCTGATGCGCCTGCGCCTGGCGCTGGGCCAATTGACGAAGCCTTCCGAGTACATGGAAATGGCCCAGCTCGCACTGCAGGCCGGCAATGCGCCTGAAGCGATCAAGATCATCGACCAGGGTTACAAGAAAGGCGCGCTGGGCACCGGCACCGACGCCGCCCGCCACCAGCGCCTGAAAGACCTGGCCAACAAGACCCTGGCCGACAATACCGCCGCCCAGGCAACCCATCAAGCCACCCTGATCAAAGAAAAAGATGCGGATGGCCTGTTCAATATGGGTTATGCCATGGTTACCGGTGGCAAGGCCAGCGAAGGCATTGCGCTGATGGACCAGGCGATGGAGTTCGGTACGGCACGCCGTCCGGAAGAAATGAAGCTGCACTATGGCATCGCGCTGTTCAACGCCGGCAAGAAGCAGCAGGCGCTGACGGCACTGAAGAACGTCAAGGGCACTGCCGGCGAATCCGACCTGGCACGTTACTGGACGCTGTATATCAACAATCCGAACGTGGCCGCATAA